CAATCGGCCACCGAGTAGTAGGTGCAAAACGCGATGCCGTGTTTTTTACAGGCTTCGGAAAGCTCTTTGCAGATGTCGCGTTTGAAGGGTGTCCCGGCAATGCTGTAGGGTGTTTCTCGCTGCTCGGTGGCGGAAATCCATGGGCGCTGTTGGGTGGGCCAGAGGCAAAAACCATCGTGGTGTTTGGTGGTCAGCACGAGGTATTTCATACCTGCCTCCTTGGCGGTGCGAGCCCACGCGTCGGCATCGAATTTCTCCGGGTTGAAGTTTTTGTAGAGGTTGTCGTATTCCTTAACCGGAATCTGCCTGCCACGCGACCAGCCGATCTCAGTGCCTTTCAGCGCAACCGGCCCCCAGTGGATGAACATACCGAACCGCCAGTCCTGGAATTCCTCTATCGCCTCCGGGTGAGTCTTGAGATCGGGTGCCAGTTTGCCGCCACCAGCATAAACAGTGAGCGATGCAATGGCGGCGGCGAGAAGTGGGTAGATGAGTTTTTTCATGGCTTGAACATTTGAGGTATGAGAGTGAAATCTTTTAGCTAAAAAAGCGCCTAGGCGTGGATGCCTGGACGCTTTGCAAAAGTGTTCTACAGACAGTTTATTTTCTGCGACGCAGTATCAGGGCCAGCCCGCTAAGTCCGAGAAGGGTAGTCGTGGAGGGTTCTGGTACAGCAATGGCGGCGAGTTCAGCGACATGCAAATAATTGACGCCATCAACCTTGATGTACCGCACATTATTATAGCCAGCCGTCATGGAAAAACTGCCATCTCCAGCACCATTGTTAGTCAGGCCGCTGATGGTGTCTGAGGCGATGACGGTTGATCCATCCTCACCCAGAAGCGTGATTGTGCCGGTATTCGTACGATCTGCAAAGCCTGCACGTCCCACGATCGAAACCCAGTCGAGGTTTTGAGCCGAGCCGAGATCGACTTGCCAAAAATCGGTGGTGTTGTTGCGACCATGGCTGAAGTTGGTAAAAATACCATCGTTGCCATGGCTCGTAGGATAAGCGCCGGATAATTGCTGGCCACTGGTGCTTGCACCGGTAGCTACTGAGTCAGCCAAGACGCGGACCTCACGGAGATTCATGTAATCTCCCTTACTGACCCGCACTGAGGCGACACCTGAAAAGCCCAGGCCTCCGTTGTCGAACGTGAAGGTCTCACCCAGTGTTGCCGTGTCTGTGAGAGTTGTTGTGAAAAGGACGTTGTTGGAAGCATCGAGTACATCGAGTGTAGCTCCCGTGACCCTTGCATCTGTAGTCGTGGTTCCGGCCTGTAAGTCGCCGCGGTTGACTATCTCGATACTTGTAACATGGGTGGCCTTGGGAAGAGCCACGGTCCATTGTCCGGTGCCGTTGTTACCGGTGTTATACATGGTGTTCAAATTGCCGTCATTGCCTCC
The sequence above is drawn from the Akkermansiaceae bacterium genome and encodes:
- a CDS encoding PEP-CTERM sorting domain-containing protein → MKTHHFYTLTSLLLSTALSQAAVLNIAPFGTSSMVDAADYPFDTVKNPFGGNDGNLNTMYNTGNNGTGQWTVALPKATHVTSIEIVNRGDLQAGTTTTDARVTGATLDVLDASNNVLFTTTLTDTATLGETFTFDNGGLGFSGVASVRVSKGDYMNLREVRVLADSVATGASTSGQQLSGAYPTSHGNDGIFTNFSHGRNNTTDFWQVDLGSAQNLDWVSIVGRAGFADRTNTGTITLLGEDGSTVIASDTISGLTNNGAGDGSFSMTAGYNNVRYIKVDGVNYLHVAELAAIAVPEPSTTTLLGLSGLALILRRRK